Proteins found in one Etheostoma spectabile isolate EspeVRDwgs_2016 chromosome 14, UIUC_Espe_1.0, whole genome shotgun sequence genomic segment:
- the ctnnal1 gene encoding alpha-catulin: MASSPCGNSNFDSGLEIKTRSVEQTLIPLVSQITTLINHKDKPKKSERTLAAIHRVGQTVSVAVGRFVTVGEAIATENQELKDEMGQACFEARRAGDAIAQLTDVGDGRVTVFSDRTGMVKAARLLLSSVTKVLVLADRIVIKQIITSRNKVLVTLDHLERVSTFQEFVQIFSQFGNEMVEFAHLTGDRQNDLKDEKKKARMAAARAVLEKCTMMLLTASKTCLRHPDCESARINKDAVFHRMRCALEQVIEIVTEARSCGENKILPASIYNGIKDFKSSVECLRENLYSLSPQNMGSQLEALVERTEDFTDSAYTSHEQRQAILGLCQLARQDTQQLVNAWVEAQSVHAKEATEDMEVAILKTCQSVSDLRRELHKVAVIRASDLLKVHGEQLPLRALKAAGAEGNLEAMAEYSRKLTEQKEQLVETCRLLCHVSGTEPLEITCVHAEETFHVIGPQIISAAQTLALHPSSKIAKENLEVFCEAWESQLCDMALLLREINDVFEGRRGDKRPYLSLPRPGKHSANLKTSKAVKLDAEEQTSMAKLGLELRLLSSDVDTEVEKWEEQEHDVVRQSQSLASMAYNMYLFTRGEGLLKTTLDLFHQAEVFSEEGLQLCSSLRTFSTQLVDEEKSVMMTEMEKLLALCQKLQMGAKTPVQGKTATFQKVESSIQTTRGVLTVVLSLLSFCNKLNKKHKSERSSLGSPQDWRERQDASTPVKEEGALNSKNSNGFGVKSLEQHVAGLNLLENM; this comes from the exons ATCACCACTCTGATCAACCATAAAGACAAGCCAAAGAAGTCCGAGCGCACCCTGGCAGCCATACACAGGGTGGGCCAGACAGTGAGTGTGGCTGTCGGACGTTTTGTCACTGTAGGCGAGGCCATTGCCACAGAAAATCAAGAGCTCAAGGATGAGATGGGTCAAGCCTGCTTCGAGGCACGCAGAGCAG GTGATGCCATAGCCCAGCTGACAGATGTGGGAGATGGACGTGTCACGGTGTTCAGTGATAGGACAGGGATGGTGAAGGCTGCCCGCTTGCTCCTCTCTTCAGTCACCAAAGTCCTTGTCCTGGCGGACCGCATCGTCATCAAACAGATAATCACATCACGCAACAAG GTCCTGGTTACGCTCGACCATCTGGAAAGAGTCAGCACTTTCCAGGAATTTGTTCAAATTTTCAGCCAGTTTGGCAACGAGATGGTGGAGTTTGCCCACCTCACTGGAGACAGACAGAAT gacTTAAAggatgagaagaagaaagcacGGATGGCAGCCGCCAGAGCAGTGCTGGAGAAATGCACCATGATGCTCCTCACAGCCTCCAAG ACTTGCCTGAGGCATCCAGATTGCGAGTCAGCGCGGATCAACAAGGACGCCGTGTTCCACCGGATGCGCTGTGCCCTGGAGCAGGTCATCGAGATAGTCACAGAGGCACGGAGCTGTGGGGAGAACAAGATCCTTCCTGCCAGCATCTATAACGGCATCAAGGACTTCAAG TCCAGTGTGGAGTGCCTGCGGGAGAACCTGTACTCCCTGTCCCCCCAGAACATGGGCAGCCAGCTGGAGGCACTGGTGGAACGGACAGAGGACTTCACTGATTCAGCCTACACTAGCCACGAGCAGCGGCAGGCCATCCTTGGTCTGTGCCAGCTGGCCCGTCAGGACACCCAGCAGCTGGTGAACGCCTGGGTTGAGGCG CAGTCTGTCCATGCCAAAGAAGCCACAGAGGACATGGAGGTGGCCATCCTGAAGACATGCCAGAGTGTCAGTGACCTCAGACGTGAG CTCCATAAGGTGGCAGTCATTCGTGCCTCTGACCTGCTCAAAGTTCACGGGGAGCAATTGCCTCTACGGGCTCTCAAAGCAGCAGGCGCCGAGGGAAACCTGGAGGCAATGGCTGAGTATTCGCGCAAGCTCACCGAGCAGAAGGAGCAGCTGGTAGAG ACATGTCGGCTGCTGTGCCATGTGTCGGGCACAGAGCCTCTGGAGATTACCTGTGTACATGCTGAGGAGACCTTCCATGTCATTGGTCCACAG ATCATCTCGGCAGCCCAGACTCTGGCCCTGCACCCATCCAGTAAGATCGCCAAAGAGAACCTGGAGGTGTTCTGCGAGGCCTGGGAGTCGCAGCTCTGTGACATGGCCCTGCTACTGAGAGAGATCAACGACGTTTTTGAAGGCAGGCGAG GAGATAAAAGACCCTATTTGTCACTTCCCAGACCCGGG AAACACTCGGCTAACTTGAAGACTTCCAAGGCTGTCAAGTTGGATGCAGAG GAGCAGACAAGCATGGCCAAGCTGGGTCTGGAGCTCCGTCTGCTGTCATCGGACGTGGACACAGAGGTGGAGAAATGGGAGGAGCAGGAACACGACGTTGTCCGACAGAGCCAGAGCCTGGCCAGTATGGCCTACAACATGTACCTGTTCACCAG AGGAGAGGGGCTGCTGAAAACAACGCTAGATCTTTTTCATCAAGCTGAG GTTTTTTCTGAAGAGGGGCTACAGCTGTGCTCATCTCTCCGCACTTTTTCCACTCAG CTGGTTGATGAGGAAAAGTCTGTGATGATGACAGAGATGGAGAAACTGTTGGCATTATGCCAAAAGCTGCAGATGGGGGCTAAGACTCCTGTACAGGGGAAGACTGCCACCTTCCAGAAG GTGGAATCATCCATTCAGACAACCAGAGGTGTCCTGACTGTGGTCCTCTCCCTCCTTTCATTCTGTAACAAGCTGAACAAAAAG CACAAGTCAGAGAGGAGTAGCCTGGGCTCCCCGCAGGACTGGAGAGAGAGGCAAGATGCGTCAACACCTGTCAAAGAGGAGGGAGCTCTCAACAGCAAGAACAGCAACGGCTTTGGTGTCAAATCCTTGGAGCAGCACGTGGCCGGTCTCAACCTCCTGGAGAATAtgtaa
- the abitram gene encoding protein Abitram, protein MDCVEQKDTEATAPSVIDRYYTRWFRADMKGKPCEDHCILQHSNRLCVVTLAETHPVLQNGRAIKSINYQISNCCSRLNNKVSGKSKRGGQFVTDFAPLCRITCMDETEYTIYSCIRGRLLEVNESILETPTLLLEKPFTEGYIAVILPKFEESKSITENLLSREEFESVVSKRSVAQSQPS, encoded by the exons ATGGACTGCGTGGAGCAGAAAGACACAGAAGCGACGGCGCCTTCAGTTATTGACCGATATTACACACGATGGTTCAGAGCTG ATATGAAGGGGAAACCGTGTGAGGACCACTGCATCCTGCAGCATTCAAACAG ACTATGCGTTGTCACGTTAGCAGAGACTCACCCGGTTCTTCAGAATGGACGGGCAATCAAAAGCATCAATTACCAGATCAGTAACTGCTGCAGTCGGCTGAACAATAAAGTGTCTGGGAAGTCCAAGCGG GGCGGTCAGTTTGTTACTGATTTTGCACCTCTGTGTAGGATAACATGCATGGATGAAACTGAATATACAATATACAG CTGCATCCGGGGCCGTCTTCTCGAGGTCAATGAGAGTATTTTAGAAACACCTACTCTCTTGCTGGAAAag CCATTCACTGAAGGCTACATCGCTGTCATCCTGCCAAAGTTTGAGGAGAGCAAGAGCATAACAGAGAATCTTCTGAGCAGAGAGGAGTTCGAGAGTGTTGTCTCCAAACGTAGTGTTGCCCAATCTCAACCATCATGA